In Nocardia asteroides, a single genomic region encodes these proteins:
- a CDS encoding ATP-binding protein — translation MQTRFGPALPRRAEAAVRAALADTRVVLVNGARQCGKSTLLRLLVKDRTAEWRDLDTALTRQAALADPDGFVDLPELMVIDEIQRNPELLLSIKARVDADPRPGQYLLTGSARVLGLHSLPDTLVGRMETIELWPFSQGEIDGTPDGFIDTVFAEGDRVRHHSSVSRADYAERLVRGGFPEAVARTNDRRRRAFFDSYLGDLIARDIQQLAEIERVTEMRTLVRLLVARSGGLLSTATLSNDLGLSAATVKRYLALLEEVFVVKRIPAWSRNISSRATTTPKLAFIDSGIAAHQIGADARSLLRPTGQLGPLLEDFVLSELARQLTWADEDVELFHYRTRDQVEVDAVLENRRGEVVGVEVKAASTVGSDDFRGLRHLAERLGADFRAGIVLHTGQQTLPFGPKMLAMPISALWELG, via the coding sequence ATGCAAACACGCTTCGGGCCTGCGCTTCCGCGCCGAGCGGAGGCCGCTGTCCGCGCAGCGCTGGCCGACACTCGAGTCGTCCTCGTGAACGGCGCGAGACAGTGCGGCAAGAGCACCCTCCTGCGGCTTCTCGTCAAGGACCGCACCGCCGAGTGGCGTGACCTGGACACCGCACTCACCCGGCAGGCCGCGCTCGCCGACCCCGACGGCTTCGTCGACTTGCCCGAGCTGATGGTGATCGACGAGATCCAGCGCAACCCCGAACTGCTGCTCTCGATCAAGGCCCGGGTCGACGCCGACCCGCGGCCGGGCCAGTACCTGCTGACCGGCTCCGCCCGCGTGCTCGGCCTGCACTCGCTGCCGGACACGCTGGTCGGGCGGATGGAGACCATCGAGCTCTGGCCCTTCTCGCAGGGCGAGATCGACGGCACCCCCGACGGTTTCATCGACACCGTCTTCGCCGAGGGCGACCGGGTGCGGCACCACTCGTCGGTCTCCCGCGCCGACTACGCGGAGCGCCTGGTGCGTGGCGGATTCCCGGAGGCGGTGGCGCGCACCAACGACCGCCGCCGCCGCGCCTTCTTCGACTCCTACCTCGGCGATCTCATCGCGCGGGACATCCAGCAGCTCGCAGAGATCGAGCGCGTCACCGAGATGCGCACTCTCGTCCGCCTACTGGTCGCCCGCTCCGGCGGCCTGCTGTCCACGGCCACGCTGAGCAACGATCTCGGCCTGAGCGCGGCCACCGTGAAGCGGTACCTGGCGCTGCTGGAGGAGGTCTTCGTGGTCAAGCGGATTCCCGCCTGGTCCAGGAACATCAGCAGCCGCGCGACCACGACGCCCAAGCTGGCCTTCATCGACTCCGGCATCGCGGCGCACCAGATCGGCGCCGACGCCAGAAGCCTGCTCCGCCCTACCGGCCAGCTCGGCCCGCTGCTGGAGGACTTCGTCCTCTCCGAGCTGGCCCGCCAGCTCACCTGGGCGGACGAAGACGTCGAGCTCTTCCACTACCGCACCCGCGATCAGGTCGAGGTCGACGCGGTCCTGGAGAACCGGCGCGGCGAGGTGGTCGGCGTCGAGGTGAAGGCAGCCTCCACCGTCGGCTCCGACGACTTCCGCGGGCTGCGCCACCTCGCCGAACGACTCGGTGCCGACTTCCGCGCCGGCATCGTCCTGCACACCGGGCAGCAGACGCTGCCCTTCGGGCCGAAGATGCTCGCGATGCCGATCAGCGCGCTGTGGGAGCTGGGGTAA
- a CDS encoding class I SAM-dependent methyltransferase: MTETTERWDSVYDDDTAPWVIGRPQPAIDELERAGGFTGRVLDIGCGAGEHTIMLTARGHDVLGVDFSPSAVGFARRNAEAKGVPEARFAVADALALDPRATGAYDTVLDSALFHIWGTEPEQRARYVRSLHGVLRPGGVLRLLALSDAEPGFGPRIGADIVRGAFTDGWQLVSLEPARYLGRVTPVVADNVAGLAVSPEGQVDAAAWLAEVRRS; this comes from the coding sequence ATGACCGAGACGACCGAACGCTGGGACTCCGTATACGACGACGACACCGCGCCGTGGGTGATCGGCCGCCCCCAACCGGCCATCGACGAGCTCGAGCGCGCAGGCGGCTTCACCGGCCGGGTGCTCGACATCGGCTGCGGCGCCGGCGAGCACACCATCATGCTGACCGCGCGCGGCCACGACGTCCTCGGCGTCGACTTCTCGCCGAGCGCCGTCGGCTTCGCCCGCCGGAACGCCGAGGCGAAGGGAGTGCCGGAGGCCAGATTCGCGGTCGCCGACGCGCTCGCGCTCGACCCGCGCGCCACCGGCGCCTACGACACCGTGCTGGACAGCGCGCTCTTCCACATCTGGGGCACCGAGCCGGAGCAGCGGGCGCGCTACGTCCGCTCGCTGCACGGCGTGCTGCGGCCGGGCGGGGTGCTGCGGCTGCTCGCGCTCTCCGACGCCGAGCCCGGCTTCGGCCCGCGGATCGGCGCCGACATCGTGCGCGGCGCCTTCACCGACGGCTGGCAGCTCGTCTCCCTGGAGCCCGCCCGCTACCTGGGCCGGGTCACCCCGGTGGTCGCGGACAATGTCGCCGGGCTCGCGGTCTCACCGGAGGGGCAGGTCGACGCCGCCGCCTGGCTCGCCGAGGTCAGGCGGAGCTGA
- a CDS encoding 3-hydroxyacyl-CoA dehydrogenase, with translation MQIDSNLVALVTGGASGLGLATVKELHAQGAKVVIVDLPSSPGETVAKELGDGVVFAAADVTDEEQVTAALDAAAELGPLRIAVNCAGIGNAIKTVGKQGAFPLAAFQKVISVNLIGTFNVIRLAAERIAATEPVGEERGVIINTASVAAFDGQIGQAAYSASKGGIVGLTLPVARDLASLKIRVLTIAPGLFHTPLFATLPDEAIDSLGAQVPHPSRLGNPVEYGALARHIVENPMLNGETIRLDGAIRMAPR, from the coding sequence ATGCAGATCGACAGCAACCTCGTCGCGCTGGTCACCGGTGGCGCTTCCGGCCTCGGGCTGGCGACCGTCAAGGAGCTGCACGCGCAGGGCGCGAAGGTCGTCATCGTCGACCTGCCCTCCTCGCCCGGCGAGACCGTCGCCAAGGAGCTCGGCGACGGCGTCGTGTTCGCCGCGGCCGACGTCACCGACGAGGAGCAGGTGACCGCCGCGCTGGACGCGGCCGCCGAGCTGGGCCCGCTGCGGATCGCGGTGAACTGCGCCGGGATCGGCAACGCCATCAAGACCGTCGGCAAGCAGGGCGCGTTCCCGCTCGCGGCCTTCCAGAAGGTGATCAGCGTCAACCTGATCGGCACCTTCAACGTGATCCGGCTGGCCGCCGAGCGCATCGCCGCCACCGAGCCGGTGGGCGAGGAGCGCGGCGTCATCATCAACACCGCCTCGGTCGCCGCCTTCGACGGGCAGATCGGGCAGGCGGCGTACTCGGCCTCCAAGGGCGGCATCGTCGGGCTGACGCTGCCGGTCGCGCGCGACCTCGCGAGCCTGAAGATCCGGGTGCTCACCATCGCCCCCGGCCTCTTCCACACCCCCCTCTTCGCGACCCTGCCGGACGAGGCCATCGACTCGCTCGGCGCGCAGGTGCCGCACCCCTCGCGGCTCGGCAACCCGGTCGAGTACGGCGCGCTGGCCAGGCACATCGTGGAGAACCCGATGCTGAACGGCGAGACCATCCGGCTCGACGGCGCCATCCGCATGGCCCCGCGCTAG
- the fadD11 gene encoding fatty acid--CoA ligase FadD11, translating into MLRCTLSAVTRPTDHPRFDTLVAAFQHTATRAPDDIALRTPGDTTTLTWRDYAAEVRAVAAGLAALGVRKGDTVALMMGNRVEFYPLEVGAQHLGATSFSVYNTLAPEQLAHVLGNSGARVVICEPQYVPRLRAAGAEPDHIVCVDEAPDGTVGVAELIAGGDPAFDFDAAWRAVRPDDVATLIYTSGTTGNPKGVETTHAALLFESYAVAEVLGIRFGDTITSYMPTAHIADRLTALYFQEVFGTQVTCVADPAGIAPALAELRPTIWGAVPRVWEKLRAAVEFAVSAEPDEQKRTGLRLALDVAARRSARQLAGAPVPEELAVEWQRADALVLGPLRAKLGLDRVRGAMSGAAPIPPETLGFFAGLGIPIAEIWGMSELACICSVSHPDDAKLGSVGTLLPGMEAKVADDGELLVRGPLVMKGYRGEPAKTAEAVDADGWLHTGDVVTIDDDGFLRVVDRKKELIINASGKNMSPTAIENTLKAATPLIGVVAAIGDGRPYNTALVVLDAETAPRYAEQHGLADASASALAADAGVRAAIAAGIAAGNAKLARVEQVRRFRVLPVFWETGGDELTLTLKLKRRVIAEKYAAEIEGLYAVEPSSAVLEPEGVPEPV; encoded by the coding sequence ATGTTGCGATGTACGTTGTCCGCTGTGACCCGACCCACCGATCACCCCCGCTTCGACACCCTGGTCGCCGCCTTCCAGCACACCGCGACCCGCGCACCGGACGACATCGCCCTGCGCACCCCCGGCGACACCACGACGCTGACCTGGCGCGACTACGCCGCCGAGGTGCGCGCGGTCGCCGCCGGGCTCGCCGCGCTCGGCGTGCGCAAGGGCGACACCGTCGCGCTCATGATGGGTAACCGGGTGGAGTTCTATCCGCTGGAGGTCGGCGCGCAGCACCTCGGCGCCACCTCGTTCTCCGTCTACAACACGCTCGCGCCCGAGCAGCTGGCCCACGTGCTCGGCAATTCCGGTGCGCGCGTGGTGATCTGCGAGCCGCAGTACGTGCCGCGGCTGCGGGCGGCAGGCGCCGAGCCGGACCACATCGTCTGCGTCGACGAGGCGCCGGACGGCACCGTCGGGGTCGCCGAGCTGATCGCGGGCGGCGACCCGGCCTTCGACTTCGACGCCGCCTGGCGGGCCGTCCGCCCGGACGACGTCGCCACGCTCATCTACACCTCGGGCACCACCGGCAACCCCAAGGGCGTGGAGACCACGCACGCCGCGCTGCTCTTCGAGTCCTACGCGGTGGCGGAGGTGCTCGGCATCCGGTTCGGCGACACCATCACCTCCTACATGCCGACCGCGCACATCGCCGACCGGCTCACCGCGCTCTACTTCCAGGAGGTCTTCGGCACACAGGTCACCTGCGTCGCCGACCCGGCCGGTATCGCGCCCGCGCTGGCCGAGCTGCGGCCGACCATCTGGGGCGCGGTGCCCCGGGTCTGGGAAAAGTTGCGCGCCGCGGTGGAGTTCGCCGTCTCGGCCGAGCCGGACGAGCAGAAGCGCACCGGGCTGCGCTTGGCGCTCGATGTCGCCGCGCGGCGCAGCGCCAGGCAGCTGGCCGGCGCGCCGGTGCCGGAGGAGCTGGCCGTCGAGTGGCAGCGCGCCGACGCGCTGGTCCTCGGTCCGCTGCGCGCGAAGCTCGGGCTGGACCGGGTGCGCGGGGCCATGTCCGGCGCCGCGCCCATCCCGCCGGAGACGCTCGGCTTCTTCGCCGGGCTCGGCATCCCGATCGCGGAGATCTGGGGCATGTCCGAGCTGGCCTGCATCTGCAGCGTCAGCCATCCCGACGATGCCAAGCTGGGGAGCGTCGGCACGCTGCTGCCCGGTATGGAGGCCAAGGTCGCCGACGACGGGGAACTGCTGGTCCGCGGGCCGCTGGTGATGAAGGGGTACCGCGGGGAACCCGCGAAGACGGCCGAGGCGGTCGATGCCGACGGGTGGCTGCACACCGGCGACGTGGTGACCATCGACGACGACGGGTTCCTGCGGGTGGTCGACCGGAAGAAGGAGCTGATCATCAATGCCTCCGGGAAGAACATGTCGCCCACGGCGATCGAGAACACGCTGAAGGCGGCGACGCCGCTGATCGGGGTCGTTGCGGCGATCGGGGACGGGCGGCCGTACAACACCGCGCTGGTGGTGCTCGATGCCGAGACGGCGCCGCGCTACGCCGAGCAGCACGGGTTGGCTGATGCCTCCGCTTCCGCGCTCGCCGCCGATGCCGGGGTCCGCGCGGCGATCGCCGCGGGTATCGCCGCCGGGAACGCGAAGCTGGCTCGGGTGGAGCAGGTGCGGCGGTTCCGGGTGCTTCCGGTGTTCTGGGAGACGGGTGGGGACGAGCTCACCCTGACCTTGAAGCTCAAGCGGCGGGTGATCGCGGAGAAGTACGCCGCGGAGATCGAAGGGCTCTACGCCGTGGAGCCGTCGAGTGCGGTGCTCGAGCCGGAGGGGGTGCCGGAGCCGGTGTGA
- a CDS encoding MFS transporter: protein MTERVRPVAAAYAAQGFGYAAIVTVLPEFKERLGISDTVVSVLLLGTVLAAALGSVAAEVIAVRWGSGRALVAALGAQAVALLGAAVLGSLPLFAVALVLYGIGLGGVDAASNMQGVLVQRRAGRPLLGRFYAGYTAAAIAGALLVAGLLALELPAVFALVAAAAVHVGVALLGFDPERAVRQREKSGPLPWPAIRIVGALIFAAFVVDAAVSTWSTVYLADGLGAVAAVTPLGYAAYQAAVLGARLTVDAAVLRFGRTPVALGAVAAGLAGCVLVAALPLVPGAIAGFAAAGLCAGALVPIAFSAAGEVRPERSDEIVATVNLFNYAGALAGAVLPGLISAGPALRAAFLLPAVCLLLVLPLVRRVDRLARSAPPDLGEPGGGVDLPLR from the coding sequence ATGACGGAGCGCGTGCGGCCGGTGGCGGCCGCGTACGCCGCGCAGGGCTTCGGGTACGCGGCGATCGTCACGGTCCTGCCGGAGTTCAAGGAGCGGCTCGGGATCTCGGACACGGTGGTGTCGGTGCTGCTGCTCGGCACCGTCCTCGCGGCGGCGCTCGGCTCGGTCGCGGCGGAGGTGATCGCGGTGCGCTGGGGGAGCGGGCGGGCGCTGGTCGCGGCGCTCGGGGCGCAGGCGGTGGCGCTGCTCGGGGCGGCCGTGCTCGGGAGTCTGCCGCTCTTCGCGGTGGCGCTGGTGCTGTACGGGATCGGGCTCGGCGGGGTCGACGCCGCCTCGAACATGCAGGGCGTGCTGGTGCAGCGGCGGGCCGGGCGGCCGCTCCTCGGGCGCTTCTACGCCGGGTACACGGCGGCGGCGATCGCGGGCGCGCTGCTGGTCGCCGGGTTGCTCGCGCTGGAGCTGCCCGCGGTGTTCGCGCTGGTCGCCGCGGCGGCGGTGCACGTCGGGGTGGCGCTGCTCGGCTTCGACCCGGAGCGCGCCGTGCGGCAGCGGGAGAAGAGCGGACCGCTGCCGTGGCCCGCCATCCGGATCGTCGGCGCGCTGATCTTCGCGGCCTTCGTGGTGGACGCGGCGGTCTCCACCTGGAGCACCGTGTACCTGGCCGACGGGCTCGGCGCGGTCGCCGCGGTGACCCCGCTCGGCTACGCCGCCTACCAGGCCGCGGTGCTCGGCGCGCGGCTGACCGTCGACGCGGCCGTCCTGCGGTTCGGCCGGACGCCGGTGGCGCTCGGCGCGGTGGCGGCCGGGCTCGCGGGGTGCGTGCTGGTGGCGGCGCTGCCGCTGGTGCCCGGCGCGATCGCGGGGTTCGCGGCGGCCGGGCTGTGCGCGGGCGCGCTGGTGCCGATCGCGTTCAGCGCGGCGGGCGAGGTGCGGCCAGAGCGCTCGGACGAGATCGTCGCCACCGTCAACCTCTTCAACTACGCGGGCGCGCTGGCCGGGGCGGTGCTGCCCGGCCTGATCTCGGCCGGGCCCGCGCTGCGCGCGGCCTTCCTGCTGCCCGCGGTGTGCCTGCTGCTCGTGCTGCCGCTGGTGCGGCGGGTGGACCGGCTCGCCCGCTCAGCTCCGCCTGACCTCGGCGAGCCAGGCGGCGGCGTCGACCTGCCCCTCCGGTGA